A window of the Chloroflexus sp. Y-396-1 genome harbors these coding sequences:
- a CDS encoding helix-turn-helix transcriptional regulator, whose protein sequence is MVVPNQDRDGVKVRAGCCTPFINEQLTDSEATQLAETLSLLAHPIRLRLLTILARHAGHVCVCDLEAALPVKQPTVSHHLRLLRDGGLIEGERRGQWVYYAIRREALARVRTLIHTFFDQLGES, encoded by the coding sequence ATGGTTGTACCAAACCAAGATCGGGATGGTGTGAAGGTCAGGGCAGGATGTTGCACGCCATTCATTAATGAGCAGCTTACCGATAGCGAAGCAACCCAACTTGCCGAGACACTATCCCTGCTCGCCCATCCGATACGTCTGCGTCTCCTTACCATTCTGGCACGTCATGCTGGTCACGTCTGCGTTTGTGATCTCGAAGCGGCACTACCGGTCAAGCAGCCTACCGTTTCTCATCACCTGCGTTTATTGCGTGACGGTGGGTTGATCGAGGGTGAACGGCGTGGACAGTGGGTCTATTACGCAATCCGTCGTGAGGCATTAGCCCGTGTTCGAACGTTGATTCATACCTTCTTCGACCAGCTTGGCGAGTCGTAA
- a CDS encoding FAD-dependent oxidoreductase has translation MTFPIAIIGAGPVGLAAAAHLAERGEPFVVLEAGAEAGAAVLRWGHVQMFTPWRYCVDAAAQRLLAATGWQMPPSDTFPTGAELVTHYLAPLAALPTIAPFIRYRQRVVAVARRGHDRQRGRERQSVPFQLTLVDDTGQESLLLARAVIDASGTYLSPNPLGAAGIPAIGERKAADHIFYGIPDVLGRLHSRYANRRVLVAGSGHSAFNTLLDLVTLSVTAPATQIIWVVRRNATNLERIFGGGEADALVARGRLGMQIRSLIAEGQVTMVTGWQTEQVQQTDDGLVVSDGERTLPPVDEIIVCTGFRPDLTIMRELRLALDPIVEAPVALAPLIDPNLHSCGTVPPHGFTELRHPEPDVFIVGMKSYGRAPTFLLLTGYEQVRSVTAALCGDWEAARRVELKLPETGVCSGPGGHDSRCCTPATTTFSSTIELQSVSRSCC, from the coding sequence ATGACTTTCCCTATCGCAATCATCGGCGCCGGACCGGTCGGGTTAGCCGCTGCGGCCCATCTCGCCGAACGAGGAGAGCCATTTGTGGTGTTGGAAGCCGGCGCCGAGGCTGGCGCAGCCGTCTTACGCTGGGGCCATGTGCAGATGTTTACCCCCTGGCGCTACTGTGTTGATGCCGCAGCTCAGCGTTTATTGGCGGCTACTGGCTGGCAGATGCCGCCATCTGATACATTTCCGACCGGCGCTGAACTCGTTACCCATTACCTTGCACCTTTGGCTGCCTTACCTACCATAGCCCCCTTCATACGTTATCGCCAGCGTGTTGTGGCAGTCGCACGTCGTGGTCATGACCGGCAACGTGGTCGCGAGCGGCAGTCAGTACCGTTTCAGTTAACCCTGGTTGATGATACAGGGCAGGAATCACTCTTGTTGGCACGTGCAGTGATCGACGCATCCGGTACGTACCTTTCACCTAATCCACTAGGAGCAGCCGGCATTCCTGCTATTGGCGAACGTAAAGCTGCCGATCATATCTTCTACGGTATTCCTGACGTTCTGGGCCGTCTCCACTCGCGCTACGCCAATCGTCGGGTGTTGGTTGCCGGCAGTGGCCATTCGGCGTTCAATACCCTACTCGATCTGGTGACCCTGAGTGTCACTGCACCGGCAACACAGATCATCTGGGTAGTACGACGTAATGCAACTAACCTCGAGCGTATTTTTGGCGGTGGTGAAGCTGATGCCCTGGTTGCACGCGGTCGATTAGGGATGCAGATACGGTCACTCATTGCGGAGGGACAGGTGACAATGGTTACCGGCTGGCAGACCGAGCAAGTGCAACAGACCGATGATGGACTGGTGGTGAGTGATGGCGAGCGAACCCTCCCACCGGTTGATGAGATTATCGTCTGTACCGGTTTTCGGCCTGATCTGACCATTATGCGCGAATTACGACTGGCGCTGGACCCAATTGTCGAGGCGCCGGTGGCGCTGGCGCCGCTGATCGACCCCAACCTGCATAGTTGCGGTACCGTTCCACCACATGGTTTCACCGAATTACGCCATCCTGAACCAGATGTCTTCATTGTGGGAATGAAAAGTTACGGTCGAGCGCCAACGTTCCTACTCTTAACCGGCTATGAGCAGGTGCGTTCGGTAACGGCAGCGTTGTGTGGCGATTGGGAAGCTGCTCGTCGGGTGGAGCTGAAACTACCGGAGACAGGGGTCTGTAGCGGACCAGGTGGTCATGACAGCCGATGTTGTACGCCTGCAACAACCACGTTTTCGTCCACAATTGAGTTACAATCGGTATCGCGCTCATGTTGTTAA
- a CDS encoding MFS transporter, producing MLLKQLWSGRLYYGWVILLTVSVTEVISWGILYYAYSVFILPITTDLGVDQLTGATGYSVALLANGLAAPLVGWWLDRYGSRSLMTVGSLAGCGFVVLWSQITSPFQLYLVMVGVGVASAAVLYEPAFAIVATWFRRERGRALQILTFFGAWASFIFIPLAGWLVDQIGWRSALLVLAAILALTIPPHALVLRRRPSDLGLAPDGMSQATGPTTLPEPSVRLGGAIRELRFWLLSIAFAMSGFATVAMTVHLIPYLLNRDEDLVFAASIAGLHGFMSLLGRLFLGPLGERWPRWLVTVGLFGMQIVGLAVLVCSPHTVAALIYIALFGAGAGTQTIMRAALIAEEYGSSNYGVISGVQNSILTTARTIAPIVAGLLVGLIGYSGMVWSLIGLLTIGVIALVVVGKRNVMRV from the coding sequence ATGTTGTTAAAGCAGCTATGGTCTGGTCGCCTCTATTACGGTTGGGTGATACTGTTGACCGTCTCGGTCACAGAAGTCATCTCGTGGGGTATTTTGTATTACGCCTACAGCGTATTTATCTTACCGATAACTACTGATCTAGGAGTCGATCAACTCACAGGAGCTACCGGTTATTCGGTAGCGCTGCTGGCTAATGGGCTGGCAGCCCCCCTGGTTGGCTGGTGGCTTGACCGTTACGGCAGTCGTAGCCTTATGACGGTAGGTTCGCTTGCCGGTTGTGGGTTTGTAGTACTCTGGTCGCAGATTACAAGCCCATTTCAGCTCTATCTGGTTATGGTCGGGGTTGGTGTTGCAAGTGCTGCCGTTCTTTATGAACCGGCCTTTGCAATTGTCGCAACCTGGTTTCGTCGCGAGCGTGGTCGGGCATTGCAAATATTAACCTTCTTCGGGGCCTGGGCCAGCTTTATCTTCATTCCGTTGGCCGGTTGGCTTGTCGATCAAATAGGCTGGCGTTCAGCGTTACTGGTGCTGGCGGCAATCCTGGCGCTCACCATCCCACCCCACGCACTGGTGCTGCGGCGCCGTCCGTCCGATCTGGGGCTGGCACCCGATGGCATGTCACAGGCAACGGGCCCTACGACTTTGCCTGAACCCTCAGTACGCCTGGGAGGTGCGATCAGGGAGTTACGCTTCTGGTTGCTAAGTATTGCGTTTGCGATGAGCGGATTTGCAACAGTGGCCATGACGGTGCATCTTATTCCCTATCTGCTAAACCGAGATGAAGACCTGGTATTTGCCGCTTCAATTGCCGGATTACACGGCTTTATGTCACTGCTTGGCCGTTTGTTCCTCGGCCCACTTGGTGAGCGGTGGCCGCGCTGGTTGGTTACAGTCGGGCTGTTTGGTATGCAGATCGTCGGACTGGCAGTTTTGGTTTGCTCTCCACACACTGTTGCTGCCCTGATCTATATTGCACTCTTCGGGGCAGGTGCTGGGACTCAAACCATCATGCGGGCAGCATTAATTGCTGAAGAATACGGATCGAGCAATTATGGTGTTATCAGTGGTGTACAGAATAGTATTCTCACCACCGCTCGTACTATAGCACCGATCGTGGCCGGACTATTGGTAGGACTGATCGGGTACAGTGGCATGGTATGGTCGCTGATCGGTCTGTTGACAATTGGAGTCATTGCCCTCGTGGTTGTTGGAAAGCGTAACGTTATGCGGGTTTGA
- a CDS encoding FAD-dependent oxidoreductase: MKRRVVIIGGGAAGMSAAAKARRTDAELDIVVYERSGFVSYGACGFPYAIKGEIARIEAVIVRTPEQFARQGIQALIHHEVLAIDTERQTVRVRDLTGGREFVDHWDELVLTTGGQPVRPPLSGVDLPGVFTLRNVEDAQAIQHWLHEQQPRTGVIIGGGYIGLEMAEALAAHGVQLTLIERLSQVLPGFDSELAAQVEAELRQHQVDVRLGQTVQAIGGDERVREVLVDGQSIPAEIVILAVGVRPGVALARSAGIALGTTGAVAVDDHQRTNVPHVWAAGDVAEAFHRVTGKPVWVPLGTTANKQGRVAGENLAGGDARFGGIVGTVAVKVFDLEAAMSGLSLARAQAEGFAARAISATANSRAHYMPGHQPITISLVFDEASRRLLGGQMVGREGVAKRIDTVAAALQAGWTIDELAELDASYAPPFAPVWDPILVAANLARK, from the coding sequence ATGAAGCGACGAGTGGTGATCATTGGTGGTGGTGCAGCCGGTATGAGTGCGGCAGCCAAAGCACGACGAACTGATGCTGAGCTTGATATTGTCGTGTACGAGCGATCCGGTTTTGTGAGCTATGGCGCTTGTGGTTTTCCCTACGCCATCAAGGGTGAGATTGCCCGAATTGAAGCTGTGATTGTACGCACACCTGAACAGTTTGCCCGGCAGGGCATTCAAGCGCTCATTCATCACGAAGTGTTGGCAATTGATACTGAACGACAAACAGTACGAGTACGTGATTTGACCGGTGGACGTGAGTTTGTTGACCATTGGGATGAGTTAGTGCTCACCACTGGCGGTCAGCCGGTTCGTCCCCCCCTCTCTGGCGTCGATTTGCCTGGTGTTTTCACATTGCGGAACGTTGAGGATGCACAGGCTATCCAGCACTGGCTGCACGAACAACAACCACGCACTGGGGTCATCATTGGTGGTGGGTACATCGGTTTAGAGATGGCAGAAGCGCTGGCCGCACATGGCGTACAATTAACCCTGATTGAGCGGCTATCGCAAGTGCTGCCGGGTTTCGATAGTGAACTGGCGGCTCAGGTTGAGGCCGAATTACGGCAGCATCAGGTCGATGTTCGTTTAGGCCAGACTGTTCAGGCCATTGGTGGTGATGAGCGAGTACGCGAAGTACTTGTTGATGGGCAATCAATCCCGGCTGAAATAGTCATCCTTGCAGTTGGTGTACGGCCAGGGGTTGCCCTTGCCCGTTCGGCTGGTATTGCGCTTGGAACAACCGGTGCAGTAGCAGTCGATGATCATCAGCGCACGAATGTTCCTCATGTGTGGGCCGCAGGTGACGTAGCCGAAGCATTCCATCGGGTGACTGGGAAACCGGTCTGGGTACCACTTGGTACAACGGCAAACAAGCAGGGGCGAGTTGCCGGTGAGAATCTGGCCGGCGGTGACGCACGATTTGGCGGGATTGTTGGTACGGTAGCTGTAAAGGTGTTTGATCTGGAAGCGGCAATGAGCGGCCTGTCACTGGCGCGAGCGCAGGCCGAAGGTTTTGCAGCTAGAGCGATCAGTGCGACGGCGAACTCACGTGCACACTATATGCCGGGACATCAGCCAATTACCATCTCGCTGGTGTTTGATGAAGCGAGTCGTCGCCTGCTTGGTGGGCAGATGGTTGGTCGGGAAGGGGTTGCCAAGCGAATCGATACCGTTGCAGCAGCCTTGCAGGCTGGTTGGACCATTGACGAACTGGCTGAGCTGGATGCGAGCTATGCCCCGCCATTTGCACCAGTCTGGGATCCAATTCTGGTAGCAGCTAACCTGGCTCGCAAGTAG
- the radC gene encoding DNA repair protein RadC — MISLRMHELPTHDQPRERLARLGAGALSDAELLAILLRVGTNGANVLQLAYQLLAECGGWAGLQLLDFNDLCQHHGIGTSKAASIKAALEIGRRLARSGIEERFPIRSPADVATLLMVEMSHLDQEHLRTILLDTKNRVQQINTVYIGSLNSATIRVGEVFKEAVRRNSAGIIVVHNHPSGEATPSMDDIEVTRQLVAAGRLLDIELIDHLIIGRGQYVSLRERRLGFE; from the coding sequence ATGATTTCACTCCGGATGCACGAACTACCTACGCATGATCAACCACGAGAACGCCTGGCCCGATTGGGAGCGGGAGCATTGAGCGATGCCGAACTGCTCGCGATCTTGTTGCGCGTGGGTACTAACGGCGCCAATGTCTTGCAACTGGCTTACCAGTTGCTTGCCGAATGTGGTGGCTGGGCCGGATTACAACTGCTTGATTTCAACGATCTCTGTCAGCACCATGGCATTGGCACAAGCAAGGCGGCCAGTATCAAGGCGGCCCTCGAAATCGGACGGCGTCTGGCCCGTAGCGGGATTGAAGAGCGGTTCCCGATCCGCTCACCCGCCGACGTGGCAACGCTCTTGATGGTCGAAATGAGCCATCTCGATCAAGAGCATCTACGTACCATCTTGCTTGACACTAAAAATCGCGTCCAGCAAATCAATACGGTGTACATTGGGAGTCTTAATTCGGCTACCATTCGAGTTGGAGAGGTTTTCAAAGAGGCAGTGCGGCGCAACAGTGCCGGTATTATCGTGGTACATAATCATCCATCGGGTGAGGCGACTCCTTCCATGGACGACATCGAGGTTACCCGACAGTTGGTGGCAGCCGGTCGTTTACTCGATATCGAGCTGATCGATCACTTGATTATCGGTCGTGGGCAGTACGTCAGTCTCCGCGAGCGCAGACTGGGTTTTGAGTGA